Sequence from the Phragmites australis chromosome 6, lpPhrAust1.1, whole genome shotgun sequence genome:
TGCGTTTAAAATCTTTTCAATATGGGTAGTGAATATGCTGTAGTGTCATGCTACACTTGTGTCAGGTAGGCTTGCGCATGTTCAGTTTTGAAGGATGTCTAGTTCAATTTTCTTGTTTAGTTCTGAAGATTGTCTTGGCTGAATATTTTGGTCTTCACTGGACCCAGTGGTAGCAGGTCTCATTGGCCTGAACTCGGTAGTAGCAGGTCGAAGGGTTTGAAATGTGCTGCATTGCCGTGGCGTTGTTTGGATTGGGTAAGGCAGCGTTGTTTGGATTGGGTAAGGCAGACTTCGCCTTAACACTGCGAAAAGCAGAGGATACGGCTCCGGGCTGCTCGCCGTTGCGTGAGCCTTCCGTCGGCTCAATGAGGACGATTTTGCTAGCTAGCCGGGGGCCAGTGCATATtcgcagagagggagagagagagagatagagagagagagagattcatTTGTCAGTTATGGAACCACATTAGGCTGAATTTATATTTGCATCTAAACATACACATGCTTCATACTGAGAAAggacgagaaaaaaaattgcatctcACAAACTGCTCTACCCGCTGGCCGCCGGGCGTGCTCGCTgccggcagccgcgcgtgctgCTCCCTCCGGCCGCCGGACGTAACCTCGCGACGCAGTAGAGGAAATTTTTTACAGCCCGACGGGTACAACaggtttttttcctttttgcatAAGGGCAAAAAAGGCAATTGCAATACCTAATTTAAACGAAGTTATTACAAACTAGTCCCCATGAAATATATAACCAAATATTGATCAACTTAGAACATAAAGTTGATCAACTTTAtgacatataatcaattttccTTTGCACGGGAACCACCACACGTAGCTTCAGAGCACTCCCCTTCTAGACCTCTACAGTTCGACCTCTAACATAGTTTCAGAGAGCGGCACAAAACTTCTGCGCAACCAAGCTCAGAACCCTGACATGCGAAAACGGGGCAGAATCCAGATATCCTTACGTGTGCTCCCTCAATTGTGTCAATCCTACAGTACTAGGGCCGGGGTGAAATACAACGGATAGCAGGCTAACTAGATTGTACATCCGTTTCCTCCcctttttcttcatcctctccaCCCTTCTCTGAGTTCTCTCCAACCGTGAACCGTCTCTTGTTAGCGCTCAGACCTGATGTATGCAGCTGCCCTCGTTTCTTAACAAGACGGGCTGCAGTTACGCGGTCAGCTTTTGCTTCATTGTAGTCGGGCTGTGCAAAGCATCCAGATTAGGTAGGCATATATGGACAACTTACATATGATGGCAAATATGCACAGACAATATTCTAAATTGGAGTTGGTTGTAAAGCCAAATGGATACCTTGATTACTAATGCCTTGTCGAAAGATAATATAGCAGAATCTGGCTCCCCAAAATTTAACTGTGCTCTACCAAGTGTCACCCAAGCCTGTAAATCACCAGATATAGACCATATCACTCATGCAGATGATCGTAACAGGGTTATGAAATATGATCAAATGTAAGTACTGTTAATTAGGGCATTTTTTCAGGGATAAAAAGGGGCAGAAACAGAGTAATTGAAGGAAAGCAAGCATCATTGATGGAACCCCCACTAACCTCAGGCCATAATGGATCCAGTTCTGTCGCTCCTGCAAGTATACCCCAACAGGTCTGTAACTGGTTTATTTACAGTAAAAAACAGGGAAGGCACAGCTGGTGTACAGACTTAATTCATATATGCTGCTAGGATCATATGGACCTTGCAATTCGCATAAGGACAAAATAGACAATTGTGTACAACTCTAAATAAAGGTGATTCTTTGCATTATGTCATCGAAGTTGTATGCATTTCTACAACAGAGACAAAATATCACTATCACAGATGCTCACTTTTGGGACGACAAAATGAGTTGAGTAAATTCTATACAATGGATAGTTGGTAGTACAATTGTATTCTGATTTGTACTGTTGGCATTATTCCCAACTCATTGCATTTTCCATAGCACAACCCAGTACGACATTAGTCGGAGAGAACAAGAACGTACTGGCTGCTGCTGTCAGTGCACGCCATGCATCTCCCATTTCAAGTAAAACCTGAGATTTCTGCTCGTGGAGTACTGCATTATCAGGTGTCAAGGTAAGTGCAGCCTCCCACTTGCCAAGTGCTTCATGGTACTTCCCTTCCTAACAAATTAATTAAACAAGAATCACTTGTTTTTACATTATCATTTAGCAACAGCGTATGCCTGGTTTACTAAACTGTTAGTAGCCTTGCAGACCCCAACTGCAAAGAAAAGTTAGTACAAAAAAAATGGTGTGAAAAGGAAATGAAACCCAGTGATTACACATTTACCCCTCACATGTTGTCCATGCGAGCTGCAAACTATGTGTTCAAGAGAACTTGTTGCATCTTCTAGCAGCATGGTGCTCTGTTTTTCTTATCTAAAGAAGAGAAATCTTTGCGTCCTAGAGTCCTAGAGGCAACTAGCACATAATATGGATTGCTGAAAGTGGACTTTTCAGCAGCTGTCCTGTGCATTCGTGAGACAGTCTAATTCAATTTGTGCTTTAACTCTTTATTTTCAAGTCCAAAAGGGCAATTAAAAAATCAACTTGTAATTTCCATGAAGTATAGCATGGTTACCAAGCATTATTTGGCCATCGAGACCTATGAGAAAATTGAACTCCCAAGGAGTGTGAAACAGAAACATCAGTCCTTCAACTAAAAGGATGAAATAAATCGGCGAGCTTTTGATCTCACAAAATGGAGATACCTCAGCTAATTTGTCTCCCTGGTGCTGGAGCGACTCAGCGGTGTCAAGTGGCTTCAATCCATGAGAATTTGGATCTGCCTCTGCTCTTTCCTCCTTTTCAGCCTCATCGGTGTCACTCTCCGCTCCAAATGGTAGGCCGGGTTTAGTTGACACTACCACCGGCTGCCTCTTCACCTTGGTATTCTTACCCCAAGCTATCTTCATTATGGAGCTGTTTCAGAGAAGACAGAATCAGGTTTTCATAACCAGAAATGCGAAGCTGACTCTTGTATACTATAGCCACACAAAATCACAACAAAgaatttttagataatggaataaaatatCCCAGCAAATCACAACAAAGATGACTGTATATAATATATATCTCCATCAACAATTTCAGTATCCGCGATCAGAACAGCACTTAGCACAAACTATAGACACACAAACCATGTGAGACGCAGATGTCTGATCTTGAAAGACAGTAGCAAAGAAGCACGAACAGAATTCCTGACTTTGCTCTTGCACAACAAAAAGGACCCTAATTAAAGACCTGGACCATGTTCCTTTGCAAAAATTCCCCATCTCCGCACTGATGTTGCATTACCATCGACTGGAGGAAAGCCACTAACGTAAGTGCAAATGATTCAAACTGAAGCAAAGCAAACGCCCCTCTCACTCAAAAAGCTTAGAACTAACGAGGCGCATTTTAgatcacaaagaaaaataaatgtttaTAGGCGCAGCTCAGAGGCGGTGCGCAGTCCCTGGGCAAAGCAAATCATCGAACACGTTGTGAGCGCACGAGCAGCGCGCCACGGATCGATCGGCAGCAAGCTGGCTAAGGCGGGCGACGGGGAAAAAAAACTTGCGAGGAGAAGAACGGAGCCAGCTGCGCGGCTGGGATGATCTACGAGACCGGAGCAAGAAAGAATCCGCTCACGACGATGAATCTCGCCAGCCGCTCAGGTCGCTCGAGTGAACGAAAGGTAAAACATCTGCGATCGTAACATGAACGCGGATGGAGTTGTAACAATTTGGCGAAGAACTCACGGATTGGGGTTGGAGAATGGAGGGTTCAGCTTGCTCGGAAATTTCTCGAATTGATCCACAGATTCTTTCGCTTGAAGCAGCAGGGGACGAGTCCGGACTCACCGAGGAAAAGGGAGAAGTGTTATGTGCTCGTGGCACCCCCTGCtcccccctttttttttaactctacctGCCCCTCTATCTGGATCACACGTCCACACGCTGTGCTTTGAGATTTGTGTGTATACTCGTATTTCACATGTTTACAGATTCATTTTTAATCAAGTATTTCCATGTGTGTAGAGTCCACGTGCTATCAAAAGTGTACTAAGGTGAGTGTAGTAGCTTTAGGGGGAAAATCGCATTTGTTCCCGGTACTATGTGCTCTCGGAATCCTATCCACTCGATCTGTTTCGGGATTTGAGAAAGGCCAATACGTGTGGAGGTATTTATGTTatatttgaaatatttttagttGTACATTGTTCCGGGCAGAGGAGATTTGTTCTACTTCGTGATGGGATAACTCAGTAGCAAGTGGGCATGAGCTTCTAACCAAATGATAGTTCTGGCATGTGTTTATGACCAAATGACAGTGGTGGCATGGGCTTTTGACCAACTGTACTCGTGGTGGCATGGGATGAAGGCTGACCACTTGCTACTGGGCGAATGGATTGGCATGCACATGTGTCTCGATGTACAGAACGACCTCCCACGCATGGTTGTTCTGTTCCGAGATTTTATgggttttttcttttattggaAAAATCATTTTACAGAGGGTAACCCTGTATCACCATGTACCACCATCTATAAGTCTTTTCTGCTACCGACGGACGGATGGCATATCCATCATCGTCGGCGCCGCCTGCGTGGAGTACCAAGGCGTCGTATGCACTCCAGCTTCTCCATCGGTCAGCGACGGTGAAGGAGCTGGTTCCAGCAACGTAACTTCACGTTGCTCGGTGAGGGCGGTATACCTGGTGGTGTCCAAGCTGTCCGAGTACAAGAAGCAACTTGTCAGGGAGATGGGATTCGGTggcctcttagatctcccttTGATTTGGAAGGTAAACCTCAAGCTGAGCATCTGGTTGCTTAGTAGATTGAATCCCACTACATCTGAGGTGGTATTGTCTGATAACCGCCGCATTGCTGTCCATGAGAAGGATGTTGGTACTATTTTTGGAATTCCCTGTGGAGAGATGGATGTGCTTAGCGTTGACATTACATCCAAGGCAGTAGAATATCTTCGGTATACCCTGGTTTGTTTAGTCTGAATGCTAGGAGTTTCAAGTGTCTTGATTCTGTCTTTGAAGAGCCCCTTGATGACAAATCCAGTAGGCAGGAGATTGATAGGTTCAAGATAGCCTTTGTTATATATGTGATGGGTCATCTATTAGCTCCATCTATAAAGTAGGATCACAGAAGTATTGATTATTAGGGGGCACTTAAGAATGTAGACCTCATTGATAGATTCAACTAGTGTCGATATGTCTATGGCCATGTTCTGGATGCAACTTAGAAAGTTCATGAATCTATCAACTGGCATCATCTTGTGACCAGTATTACTGGTTGCCATATGTTTATACAGGTAATGCTCATCACTTTAGTGTACGTAGTTTTTGGTTGTGTTCTATCTCCTTCATATATTTTTGAATTGTCCCTGTTCCTGCATATTCTGTTCTTGGACAATATAGACATTCGGTTCCTGAACAAACCACATAACATCCTGCCACGCATTAGGGATTTTGATGCGACCACAATTCAGAAGATGATTATCATGAATTCAGAACACAATGGTAACATCTTCCAATACTTCTTAGGGCTAAGTTTATTGTCCATAGTTTCTTTTACGCATTTCACAACCGATACCTTGATCTTCGATGCTTATATTGGTCATTTGGCTAATCCATATCTTACATTCTCTAGCTGTGGCCACCTGGAACATCTGCATACATGACACACACATTGCAATCAGTTGACATTCCTCCTGTCTTGAGAGAGACCATTGGTGTAGCTCCTTCAGTTGAGATTGGTGTACCAACTATCAAAGCCGAGACATTTGCATTCCACCATGCTGCTGACTTTGGTTCATACCTAAGGATTAAATATCCTGGACTGGTCAATATTTGACACTATCTCTCGTCATTCCAATAGTTGTATGCTTAGCACTTGTCAATAAGTAGTACTGATTTTGGtgtcttgtattttttttagcatCACTGCTACGCAATGGATCAGCTAAAATTGCACAATGCAAAGTTGGTAAAGGAGATTTCTCTGATGCATTCAGCAATGATGAAGCACAATGCTTTATTCGCTGACTGGCTTGTTGATCAAATTGGACCAACGGTGTTGCAAGTGATGCACAAGTAGGCTGGAGGTAGCAATCATGTGGCACATCCCAACCTGATCCCCTCGGTACCAGTAAACGAAGGCACGTACCTAACATGACAAGAGAATTATTAGTACATGTACATTTCAACACGAACATTGATATTTTCAATGTTGTGCCTTTGAATGCAGCTGTACAGTCCAAACCAGTGCAATGGCCTTGTTCGTTATCCAACTTTTCAGACAATGAAggtgcacattttttttttgcattgccCGTCTtcatttgtattttttattttgatgctACTGGCTTTGATTATGCTTTCCCCTCTCTTGCAGAAAGCTCCATTGGTAATAGTGTTGTCACTTGCAAGCGTTTCAGATGGGTATTAGACTATGTTGAATCTAAAAAATTTAAGTGTAATATTGGTATATTGAAGTCCAGATCTTGTTTTTTGTGTTGTGTTCCTTGTCTTCATGAACCCCCTTGGTCTGCTGCAATGTCATCAACGGTACTAtgcccccttttttttttggaacaaatGCCACTCCAAATGCTCCTTCATTTGACCTTGGTTTCGATGGGACTCAGCCAAGTTGTGCATTTGCTACACCAAAGAGTCAAATGTTGCCTAAGGATGTTGTTACGCCCCCAATACGGAACTTTGATGAGGTTGCCTCGTTGCACAAGATGAGTTCGTCGTCGTACCAGATCTCA
This genomic interval carries:
- the LOC133921985 gene encoding uncharacterized protein LOC133921985 yields the protein MKIAWGKNTKVKRQPVVVSTKPGLPFGAESDTDEAEKEERAEADPNSHGLKPLDTAESLQHQGDKLAEEGKYHEALGKWEAALTLTPDNAVLHEQKSQVLLEMGDAWRALTAAARATELDPLWPEAWVTLGRAQLNFGEPDSAILSFDKALVIKPDYNEAKADRVTAARLVKKRGQLHTSGLSANKRRFTVGENSEKGGEDEEKGEETDVQSS